One window of Flavobacterium ammonificans genomic DNA carries:
- the coaBC gene encoding bifunctional phosphopantothenoylcysteine decarboxylase/phosphopantothenate--cysteine ligase CoaBC — protein MSVLNGKKILLGVSGGIAAYKTASLVRLFIKAGAHVQVIMTPASKVFVTPLTLATLSKNPVYSTFYETPDDVSSKLTEVKGEGVWNNHVELALWADFMVIAPATANTLSKMASGTCDNLLLATYLSAKCPVYFAPAMDLDMYKHPTTLTNFKALHSFGNTIIPAESGELASGLSGEGRMAEPENILAFIEADLESKLPLKGKKILITAGPTYEAIDPVRFIGNHSSGKMGYDIAQSAAEQGASVVLVSGPSHCKVTHSAIELIPVVSAQEMFDACHLHYAKVDVAIAAAAVADYKPKTIASQKIKKSEAELSIELEKTQDVLASLGASKKNQFLIGFALETENEIENAKLKIQKKNLDLIVLNSLQDEGAGFKKATNKVTFIDKNFSVEPMELKSKEAVATDIVNKIISHFNA, from the coding sequence ATGTCAGTTTTAAACGGTAAGAAAATTTTGCTAGGAGTTTCTGGCGGAATTGCAGCCTATAAAACTGCCTCATTGGTCCGACTCTTTATAAAAGCAGGTGCACATGTCCAAGTGATCATGACACCTGCTTCTAAGGTTTTTGTTACGCCACTTACCTTGGCAACCTTATCCAAAAATCCTGTTTATTCTACTTTTTACGAGACACCTGACGATGTATCTTCCAAATTAACGGAAGTGAAAGGGGAAGGCGTTTGGAACAATCATGTTGAATTAGCGCTATGGGCTGATTTTATGGTAATTGCTCCTGCTACTGCCAATACTCTTTCTAAAATGGCATCTGGAACTTGTGATAACCTACTTTTAGCCACTTATTTGTCGGCAAAATGTCCTGTCTATTTTGCGCCAGCAATGGATCTAGATATGTACAAACACCCAACTACCTTGACTAATTTTAAAGCATTACACAGTTTTGGAAATACTATAATTCCTGCTGAAAGCGGTGAATTAGCAAGTGGTTTGTCTGGCGAAGGCAGAATGGCAGAACCAGAAAATATCCTGGCTTTTATTGAGGCCGATTTAGAAAGTAAACTGCCACTTAAAGGTAAAAAAATATTGATTACTGCAGGCCCTACTTACGAAGCAATTGATCCAGTTCGATTTATTGGGAATCATTCTTCGGGTAAAATGGGCTATGATATTGCGCAGTCTGCGGCAGAACAAGGAGCTTCTGTTGTATTGGTTTCCGGACCTTCACATTGCAAAGTAACACATTCTGCTATCGAACTAATTCCTGTTGTTTCTGCTCAAGAAATGTTTGACGCTTGTCATTTGCATTATGCTAAAGTTGATGTTGCAATTGCAGCAGCAGCTGTTGCTGATTATAAGCCCAAAACAATTGCTTCTCAAAAAATAAAAAAATCAGAGGCTGAGTTATCTATTGAGTTAGAAAAAACGCAAGATGTTTTGGCTTCATTAGGTGCATCCAAAAAGAATCAATTCTTAATTGGCTTTGCTTTAGAAACTGAAAATGAAATTGAAAATGCCAAGTTGAAAATTCAGAAAAAAAACTTAGATTTGATTGTTTTGAATTCGCTTCAAGATGAGGGAGCAGGTTTCAAAAAAGCAACCAATAAAGTTACTTTTATTGATAAAAATTTCAGTGTTGAACCAATGGAATTAAAGTCAAAGGAGGCAGTTGCAACCGATATTGTAAACAAGATAATTAGCCATTTTAATGCGTAA
- a CDS encoding DUF4835 family protein, with protein MRKLLVFLSLVCSVFVHSQQLNCTVTVNAQKLANINPQIFTNLQSALTDLVNKTDWNGQLLNQNERINCSMFITLQSGTTNQFSGTIQVLSSRPIFDSSYSSPIFNFNDKDFNFSYAEFENLVYNPNSFDSNLVGVIAFYCNLILGLDADSFQELGGTTYYDAALNIANLGQLSGYKGWTQGDGNQNRYFLINDLVSPTFNDIRIANYNYATALDGMSKDLKSAKENVKSALMGLSKVHSVRPNAFLTRVFFDAKSDEIVSIFSGGPSISITDLVTTLNRVSPMNSSKWSSIKY; from the coding sequence ATGCGTAAACTACTAGTTTTTCTTTCTTTAGTTTGTAGCGTATTCGTTCATTCACAACAGTTGAATTGTACGGTTACTGTGAATGCTCAAAAATTGGCAAATATCAATCCTCAAATTTTTACCAATCTTCAAAGTGCATTAACTGATTTAGTGAATAAAACCGATTGGAATGGTCAACTTTTGAATCAAAATGAACGCATTAATTGTTCTATGTTTATTACGCTTCAAAGCGGAACTACCAATCAATTTTCAGGAACAATTCAAGTTCTATCATCTCGACCGATTTTTGATTCCTCTTATTCTAGTCCGATTTTCAATTTTAACGATAAAGATTTTAATTTTTCCTATGCTGAATTTGAAAATTTAGTGTACAACCCCAATTCTTTTGATTCTAATTTAGTTGGCGTAATCGCATTTTACTGCAATCTGATTTTAGGATTGGATGCGGATTCTTTTCAAGAACTAGGCGGTACAACTTACTACGATGCCGCATTAAACATTGCTAACTTGGGTCAGCTAAGTGGTTATAAAGGTTGGACGCAAGGAGATGGCAATCAAAACAGGTACTTTTTAATCAACGATTTGGTTTCGCCTACATTTAATGATATTCGTATTGCAAATTACAACTATGCTACTGCCTTAGACGGAATGAGTAAGGATTTGAAATCAGCAAAGGAAAATGTGAAATCGGCTCTTATGGGATTGAGTAAAGTGCATTCGGTTCGTCCCAATGCTTTTTTAACTAGAGTATTTTTTGATGCCAAATCAGATGAAATTGTTTCAATTTTTTCAGGCGGACCTAGTATATCTATCACCGATTTGGTGACTACTTTGAACCGAGTTTCTCCTATGAACTCTAGTAAATGGAGTAGTATTAAGTACTAA
- the recN gene encoding DNA repair protein RecN: MITSLSIKNYALIEKLAIDFSKGFSIITGETGAGKSIILGAMGLVLGKRADLTSLKNKEEKCVIEAYFDVSKYNLKPFFEANDLDYEDETIIRREILPSGKSRAFINDSPVNLQELQDLSLFLIDIHSQQQTQELSDETVQFKIVDALADNQVEISSYQTLLRSYKEDKSNLNSLLKKQAESIKEQEYNTFLLNELVAAQLKSGEQEQLEADFEKLNNVETIKEAVDKSLALANEEQIGALSTLKEIKIALQKIASFAPEYALLLERISSLAIELNDISDELTNCSEKLINDPIQLDLISEKLQLLFNLQKKHQVTTVEELLAIQNTLETTLFELGNLESDIATLTQSIQDKTSQLDALALAIHQKRTKAVPVLSDKLIAILATLGMPNVRFNIEIKATETYFQNGKDEIQLLFSANKGTDFGLLKKVASGGEMSRIMLAVKAILAQYSKLPTLIFDEIDTGVSGEIAIRMGEIMKEMSQTMQIFAITHLPQIAAKGNAHFKVFKSTVGDDTQSELKLLNEDERVLEIAQMLSGAVVSDSALNHAKSLLN; encoded by the coding sequence ATGATTACATCACTTTCGATAAAAAACTATGCATTGATTGAGAAATTGGCTATCGATTTCTCAAAAGGATTCTCTATTATTACTGGAGAAACAGGTGCAGGTAAATCGATAATTTTGGGGGCGATGGGATTGGTTTTAGGAAAACGAGCCGATTTAACGTCGCTTAAAAATAAAGAAGAAAAGTGTGTTATTGAAGCCTATTTTGATGTTTCGAAATACAATTTAAAACCCTTTTTTGAAGCGAATGACTTGGATTACGAAGACGAGACAATTATTCGTCGAGAAATACTTCCTTCAGGAAAATCAAGAGCTTTTATTAATGATAGTCCGGTGAATTTACAAGAGTTGCAGGATTTGAGTTTGTTTTTAATTGATATTCATTCGCAACAGCAAACCCAAGAATTATCCGATGAAACGGTGCAATTCAAAATTGTTGACGCTCTAGCTGATAATCAAGTTGAAATTAGTAGTTATCAAACACTTTTAAGAAGCTACAAAGAAGATAAGTCCAATTTGAATTCGCTCTTAAAAAAGCAAGCAGAATCCATTAAGGAACAAGAATACAACACCTTTTTATTGAACGAATTAGTTGCTGCTCAATTGAAATCCGGTGAACAAGAACAATTAGAAGCTGATTTTGAAAAGCTGAATAATGTAGAAACTATTAAAGAAGCGGTAGATAAATCGTTGGCTTTAGCCAATGAAGAGCAAATAGGAGCCTTGTCTACTTTGAAAGAGATTAAGATTGCCTTACAAAAAATAGCTTCTTTCGCGCCAGAATATGCTTTGCTGTTAGAGCGTATTAGTAGTTTAGCTATTGAATTAAACGATATTTCAGATGAATTAACCAATTGTTCCGAAAAACTAATCAATGATCCAATTCAATTGGATTTGATTAGTGAGAAACTACAGTTGCTATTCAATCTGCAAAAGAAACATCAAGTCACTACTGTCGAAGAGTTATTGGCGATACAAAATACTTTAGAAACGACTCTTTTTGAACTAGGAAATCTAGAAAGTGACATTGCTACTTTGACCCAATCGATTCAAGATAAAACGAGTCAATTGGATGCTTTAGCTTTGGCTATTCATCAAAAAAGAACGAAAGCCGTTCCGGTTTTATCAGACAAATTGATTGCTATTTTAGCTACTTTGGGAATGCCCAATGTGCGATTTAATATTGAAATTAAGGCTACTGAAACCTATTTCCAAAACGGTAAAGACGAAATTCAGTTATTGTTTTCGGCGAATAAAGGAACTGATTTTGGTTTGCTTAAAAAGGTAGCTTCAGGAGGCGAGATGTCACGTATTATGTTGGCTGTAAAAGCGATTTTGGCGCAGTATTCCAAATTACCTACATTAATTTTTGACGAAATAGATACTGGAGTTTCTGGTGAAATCGCTATTAGAATGGGGGAGATTATGAAAGAAATGAGTCAGACGATGCAAATTTTTGCCATTACGCATTTGCCACAAATTGCGGCTAAAGGAAATGCACATTTCAAAGTATTCAAATCTACCGTTGGAGACGATACACAATCGGAATTGAAGTTATTAAATGAGGATGAAAGAGTTTTAGAAATTGCCCAAATGTTATCCGGTGCAGTTGTTTCTGATTCGGCGCTAAATCACGCTAAATCCTTGTTGAACTAA
- the fabV gene encoding enoyl-ACP reductase FabV, producing MIIEPRMRGFICLTAHPAGCEQNVKNQIAYVQSKGAIDGPRRVLVIGASTGFGLASRITSAFGSNAATLGVFFEKAPSEGKTASPGWYNSAAFEKEATKAGLYAKSINGDAFSNEVKQQAIDVIKADMGQIDLVIYSLASPVRMHPSTGVLHRSTLKPIGGTFTNKTVDFHTGNVTQVSIEPAVQEDIDNTVVVMGGEDWAMWMDALKGANVLAEGATTVAYSYIGPEVTEAVYRKGTIGRAKDHLEATAFEITKDLASLNGKAYVSVNKALVTQASSAIPVIPLYISLLYKIMKAEGIHEGCIEQIQRLYQQRLYSGQAVPTDDQGRIRIDDWEMREDVQARVAALWKESTTESLPEIGDLAGYKQDFLNLFGFGFDGVDYLADANEMVQIPSIS from the coding sequence ATGATTATAGAACCTAGAATGAGAGGATTTATTTGCTTGACAGCGCACCCAGCTGGATGCGAGCAAAATGTAAAAAATCAAATTGCTTACGTACAATCTAAAGGCGCTATTGATGGTCCAAGACGCGTATTGGTTATTGGTGCTTCTACAGGATTTGGATTAGCATCAAGAATTACAAGTGCGTTTGGTTCTAATGCAGCAACATTAGGTGTTTTCTTTGAAAAAGCACCTTCAGAAGGGAAAACAGCTTCACCAGGTTGGTACAATTCTGCTGCTTTTGAAAAAGAAGCAACCAAAGCAGGTTTGTATGCTAAAAGTATCAATGGAGATGCTTTTTCTAACGAAGTAAAACAACAAGCGATTGATGTAATCAAAGCGGATATGGGTCAGATAGATTTAGTGATCTATAGTTTGGCTTCGCCAGTCCGTATGCACCCATCAACAGGAGTATTGCACCGTTCTACTTTGAAACCAATTGGAGGGACGTTTACGAACAAAACGGTTGATTTCCATACCGGGAATGTTACACAAGTTTCTATCGAACCAGCGGTTCAAGAAGATATCGATAACACGGTTGTGGTTATGGGTGGTGAAGATTGGGCGATGTGGATGGACGCTTTGAAAGGGGCTAATGTTTTGGCGGAAGGCGCTACAACAGTTGCCTATTCGTATATTGGACCTGAAGTTACTGAAGCGGTTTACAGAAAAGGAACTATTGGTCGTGCCAAAGATCATTTGGAGGCAACTGCTTTTGAAATTACAAAAGACTTAGCTTCTTTGAATGGTAAAGCCTATGTTTCTGTTAACAAAGCGTTAGTTACCCAAGCGAGTTCAGCTATTCCAGTGATTCCATTGTATATTTCATTGTTATACAAAATAATGAAAGCCGAAGGCATTCACGAAGGTTGTATCGAGCAAATTCAACGTTTGTACCAACAACGTTTGTACTCAGGACAAGCCGTTCCTACAGACGATCAAGGAAGAATTCGTATTGACGACTGGGAAATGCGTGAAGATGTTCAAGCTCGTGTGGCTGCATTGTGGAAAGAATCTACTACAGAATCATTACCAGAAATTGGTGATTTAGCTGGATACAAGCAAGATTTCTTGAACCTATTTGGTTTTGGATTTGATGGAGTAGATTATTTAGCTGATGCTAACGAGATGGTACAAATACCTAGCATTTCGTAA
- a CDS encoding Bor family protein, translated as MIKRAMKMMAVLFGASMVLTSCYSYTSVVGKGAQGNSQTTKWNHYVIYGLAPVGVSDSKQMADGAENYTVHTRQTFVNGLVSGLTFGIYTPTVTTVTK; from the coding sequence ATGATTAAAAGAGCAATGAAAATGATGGCAGTTCTATTTGGCGCATCAATGGTTTTAACTTCTTGTTATTCTTACACAAGTGTAGTTGGTAAAGGTGCACAAGGGAATAGTCAAACTACAAAATGGAATCATTATGTGATTTATGGACTAGCTCCTGTTGGAGTTTCTGACTCAAAACAAATGGCAGACGGTGCAGAAAATTATACCGTTCATACAAGACAAACTTTTGTAAACGGTTTAGTTTCAGGTTTAACTTTTGGAATTTATACACCAACCGTTACAACTGTAACTAAGTAA
- a CDS encoding DUF2490 domain-containing protein produces MNKKLIFTLLVVFITNLSFSQNSRLHHNNTIGWYNYFGTFKLSEKWGIHTEYQFRREELITNWQQGLLRVGVNFSVNPRVLVRVGYAMAETYPYGDVPLNGMGKDFTEHRAYEMLQLSHKEGSVDISHRFMLEQRFIGRYSNANLTSEDEFPFSNRARYMIRVQMPLKGKEMKDKTPYIAVYDEIIIGFGENVNANIFDQNRLGVALGYRFNKGFRLEAGYLNQVIQFGRLINGKNIIQNNNGLVLSANFNFDLTR; encoded by the coding sequence ATGAATAAAAAATTAATTTTTACACTACTAGTTGTTTTTATTACCAACCTAAGTTTCTCTCAAAATTCAAGATTACATCATAACAACACCATTGGATGGTATAACTATTTCGGAACTTTCAAACTGTCTGAAAAATGGGGTATTCATACGGAATATCAATTTCGTAGAGAAGAATTGATTACCAATTGGCAACAAGGACTTTTACGTGTGGGTGTAAACTTCTCCGTAAATCCAAGGGTTTTAGTTCGTGTAGGATATGCAATGGCAGAAACCTATCCTTATGGTGATGTTCCTTTGAACGGTATGGGTAAAGATTTTACAGAACATCGTGCTTATGAAATGCTACAACTTTCGCACAAAGAAGGTAGTGTAGATATTTCTCATCGTTTTATGCTTGAACAAAGATTTATTGGTCGTTATAGTAATGCTAATTTAACTTCAGAAGACGAATTCCCTTTTTCCAACCGAGCGAGGTACATGATTCGGGTTCAAATGCCTTTGAAAGGAAAAGAGATGAAAGATAAAACGCCCTATATAGCTGTTTATGACGAAATCATTATTGGTTTTGGAGAAAATGTAAATGCGAATATTTTTGATCAAAACCGATTAGGTGTAGCTTTAGGATATCGCTTTAATAAAGGCTTCCGACTTGAAGCAGGTTATCTAAACCAAGTAATTCAATTTGGGCGCTTAATTAATGGCAAAAACATCATTCAAAACAATAATGGTCTGGTGTTGAGTGCCAACTTTAATTTTGACTTGACTAGGTAG
- a CDS encoding glycosyltransferase has product MHFSLIIPVYNRPDEVDELLESLSKTTYQNDFEIVIVEDGSTIPCGEVIQKYLAQLNISYFYKENSGPGDSRNYGMTKASGDYFIIFDSDCIIPEQYLNEVDKALKQDYVDCFGGPDKALDSFSDIQKAINFAMTSFLTTGGIRGGSEKIGKFQPRSFNMGLSRKAFEASKGFGNIHPGEDPDLSIRLWNLGFETRLFSKAFVYHKRRIDWDKFSVQVSKFGKARPILNSWYPKHNKLTFFFPTVFILGFFLSVALLLLTFDHLLQLYMLYFFILFVTSTIQNRSIKIGYLSLIAVWKQFYGYGLGFLESYVKVIILKQQPEVAFPKLFFKK; this is encoded by the coding sequence ATGCATTTTTCTCTTATTATACCGGTATATAACCGTCCTGACGAAGTAGATGAGTTATTGGAAAGCTTGTCAAAAACAACTTATCAAAATGATTTTGAGATTGTTATAGTAGAAGATGGATCAACTATTCCTTGTGGTGAAGTGATTCAGAAATACCTAGCGCAGTTAAACATTTCCTATTTTTATAAAGAAAATTCAGGGCCTGGAGATTCTCGAAATTACGGAATGACAAAGGCGAGTGGGGATTATTTCATCATTTTTGATTCGGATTGTATTATTCCTGAACAGTATTTGAATGAAGTAGATAAGGCATTGAAGCAGGATTATGTGGATTGTTTTGGAGGACCAGACAAAGCTTTAGATAGTTTTTCAGACATTCAAAAAGCAATCAATTTTGCTATGACATCTTTCTTAACAACAGGAGGAATTCGAGGTGGTTCAGAGAAAATAGGAAAGTTCCAACCACGAAGTTTCAATATGGGATTGTCTCGAAAAGCGTTTGAAGCTTCCAAAGGTTTTGGTAATATTCACCCAGGTGAAGATCCAGATTTATCTATTCGTTTGTGGAATTTAGGTTTTGAAACTCGTTTGTTTTCAAAAGCGTTTGTGTACCATAAACGCCGAATTGATTGGGATAAATTCTCTGTTCAAGTAAGTAAGTTTGGTAAAGCCCGACCTATTTTGAACAGTTGGTATCCAAAACACAACAAGTTGACTTTTTTCTTTCCAACGGTTTTTATTTTAGGATTCTTTCTTTCGGTAGCCTTGTTGTTATTGACATTTGATCATTTATTACAATTGTATATGTTGTATTTTTTCATCTTGTTTGTAACTTCTACTATTCAAAATCGAAGCATTAAAATTGGCTATTTGTCTTTAATTGCTGTTTGGAAACAATTTTATGGCTATGGTTTGGGTTTTTTAGAATCGTATGTTAAAGTGATTATTTTGAAACAACAACCTGAAGTTGCTTTCCCAAAATTGTTTTTTAAAAAATAG
- the coaE gene encoding dephospho-CoA kinase (Dephospho-CoA kinase (CoaE) performs the final step in coenzyme A biosynthesis.) gives MAKIIGVTGGIGSGKTTLVRYFESIGIPLFIADDEAKKVTQLPEVLDQIKSVFGDIVFDNKQLSRQKLAAIVFTDAEKLDQLNRIIHPAVRSQFQLWLDQYQSAPFVIYEAAILFESGSYTICDYTITITAPLEDRINRVMLRDNCTREQVLQRISAQWTDEERIAKSDFVVENADTETAKQQIDHILKSLYN, from the coding sequence ATGGCAAAAATCATTGGAGTCACTGGCGGAATAGGAAGCGGTAAAACTACCCTAGTTCGGTATTTTGAATCCATAGGTATTCCTTTATTTATTGCTGATGATGAAGCTAAAAAGGTAACACAGTTGCCAGAAGTTTTGGATCAGATCAAATCTGTTTTTGGCGATATTGTTTTTGATAACAAGCAATTGAGTAGGCAAAAACTAGCGGCGATCGTTTTTACAGATGCAGAAAAGTTAGATCAATTAAACCGTATTATTCATCCTGCGGTGCGATCCCAGTTTCAACTTTGGCTTGACCAATACCAATCAGCACCTTTTGTGATTTATGAGGCAGCAATCTTATTTGAAAGCGGTAGTTACACTATTTGCGATTATACGATTACTATTACTGCCCCTTTAGAAGATAGAATTAACCGTGTGATGCTTAGAGATAATTGTACTCGTGAACAGGTTTTGCAACGCATCAGTGCACAATGGACTGATGAAGAGCGTATCGCTAAAAGTGATTTTGTTGTTGAAAATGCAGATACTGAAACTGCGAAACAACAAATAGATCATATTCTTAAAAGTTTATACAATTAG
- a CDS encoding sensor histidine kinase, with protein MSKLFFRLLVLLMSLSLIGIILVQVYWFNTSFENNEEQFKFHVKQVLGNVAEKLQKQEAYSFYDRYNKLKDSTGKIPQKDDLLEFTYVQKNLKTNKTIVYSNSIIAEDFNISSSLFDKKTDSSKFKNFSSKRITEIYNNKPLDNAMLDQSLIPDERIEKSGSLDVLDNAQFEIFYKDIASAMPLEERVSIENIQSLIKRELEEYGVKINFEFGVYNSGASTKVASANFKYNPKNSYSIPILTDNEEHEQYKLMVSFPQKKRFLLSELVSITILSIIFTLIIIIAYSSALSQLIRQRQISEIKTDFINNMTHEFKTPIATINLALDAIRNPKIIDDKEKVLRYLAMIRDENKRMHAQVENVLRISKLEKKELEIEKESIPIEDVINDAIEHVSLILEDRNGTIKTHFNATRTSVLVNDNHFTNVIVNILENAVKYSPNPPEIDVYTENIKDMVLIKVQDKGLGMSKIAQKRIFEKFYREHTGDIHNVKGHGLGLAYVKKIVDDHNGQVYVESEKGKGSTFTIKLPLIN; from the coding sequence ATGAGTAAGTTGTTTTTTAGATTATTAGTTTTGTTAATGAGTCTTTCCCTAATTGGGATTATTCTCGTGCAAGTCTATTGGTTTAATACTTCGTTTGAAAATAATGAAGAACAATTTAAGTTTCATGTGAAGCAGGTTTTAGGTAATGTTGCCGAAAAATTGCAAAAGCAAGAAGCCTATAGTTTTTACGATAGATACAACAAGTTAAAAGACAGTACAGGTAAAATCCCACAGAAAGACGATTTACTTGAATTTACTTATGTACAAAAGAATTTGAAAACAAATAAAACTATTGTGTACTCCAATAGTATTATTGCTGAGGATTTTAATATTAGTTCTTCTCTCTTTGACAAGAAAACGGATAGTTCGAAGTTTAAAAATTTTAGTTCGAAGAGAATTACTGAAATTTATAACAATAAGCCGCTGGATAATGCAATGTTGGATCAAAGTTTGATTCCAGATGAACGCATTGAGAAATCAGGAAGTTTGGATGTTTTAGACAATGCACAATTTGAAATCTTTTATAAAGATATTGCTTCAGCTATGCCTTTAGAAGAGCGTGTTAGTATAGAAAATATTCAAAGTTTAATTAAGAGGGAGTTAGAAGAATACGGAGTAAAAATAAATTTTGAGTTTGGTGTATACAATAGTGGTGCTTCTACTAAAGTAGCGTCTGCTAATTTTAAATACAATCCAAAGAACAGTTATTCCATTCCAATTTTAACAGATAATGAGGAACATGAACAATATAAGTTGATGGTCAGTTTTCCTCAAAAGAAGCGATTCTTATTGTCTGAGTTGGTGAGTATTACTATTTTGTCGATTATATTTACACTCATTATTATCATTGCTTATTCAAGTGCTTTAAGTCAATTAATTCGACAACGTCAAATTTCTGAAATCAAGACGGATTTTATTAATAATATGACGCACGAGTTTAAAACACCAATAGCAACAATTAATTTAGCTTTGGACGCCATTAGGAATCCAAAAATAATTGATGACAAAGAGAAGGTATTGCGTTATTTAGCTATGATTCGCGACGAAAATAAGCGCATGCATGCTCAAGTGGAAAATGTTTTGCGAATTTCTAAATTAGAGAAAAAAGAATTAGAGATAGAAAAGGAATCGATTCCTATTGAAGATGTAATTAACGATGCAATAGAGCATGTTAGTCTAATTTTAGAGGATCGTAATGGTACCATTAAAACGCATTTTAATGCTACCCGAACTTCTGTTTTAGTGAACGATAATCATTTTACAAATGTTATCGTGAATATTTTAGAGAACGCTGTAAAGTATTCTCCTAATCCGCCAGAGATTGATGTTTACACAGAAAACATTAAAGATATGGTATTGATTAAAGTTCAAGATAAAGGATTGGGAATGAGTAAGATTGCTCAAAAACGAATTTTTGAGAAGTTTTACAGAGAACATACAGGTGATATTCATAATGTAAAAGGACATGGCTTAGGATTAGCTTATGTTAAGAAAATAGTTGACGACCATAATGGTCAAGTTTACGTAGAAAGTGAAAAAGGAAAAGGAAGTACCTTTACCATAAAATTACCATTAATCAATTAA
- a CDS encoding response regulator transcription factor, translating into MENNKKILLVEDDLNFGAVLKDYLILNDFDVVLAKNGMEGFEKFKKENYDLCILDVMMPYKDGYTLAKEIREKNAEVPIIFLTAKSMKEDVLKGYKAGADDYLNKPFDSEVLLMKIKAIIQRKSSDVKTEQVQFEFNIGKFHLNSKLRFLTFENDAPIKLSPKENELLRMLILHENDLMPRELALTKIWRDDNYFTSRSMDVYIAKLRKYLKSDENVEILNIHGEGFRLVVKK; encoded by the coding sequence ATGGAAAATAATAAGAAAATCCTACTGGTTGAAGATGATCTTAACTTTGGAGCAGTATTAAAAGATTATTTAATACTAAATGACTTTGATGTTGTTTTGGCCAAAAATGGTATGGAAGGCTTTGAGAAATTTAAGAAGGAAAATTATGACTTATGCATTTTAGATGTCATGATGCCTTATAAAGATGGATATACATTAGCTAAAGAAATTAGAGAGAAAAATGCCGAAGTGCCTATTATCTTTTTGACTGCTAAATCCATGAAGGAGGATGTATTGAAAGGATACAAAGCGGGTGCAGATGATTATTTGAACAAGCCATTTGATTCAGAGGTTTTGTTAATGAAAATCAAAGCAATTATTCAGAGAAAATCATCTGATGTGAAAACTGAGCAAGTACAGTTTGAGTTTAACATTGGTAAATTTCACCTAAATTCTAAGTTGCGTTTCTTGACCTTTGAAAATGATGCGCCTATTAAATTATCACCTAAGGAGAATGAATTACTAAGAATGTTAATTCTTCATGAAAATGATTTAATGCCAAGAGAATTGGCTTTAACTAAAATTTGGAGAGATGATAATTATTTTACTTCTCGTAGTATGGATGTGTATATTGCCAAACTAAGAAAGTATTTAAAATCAGATGAGAATGTTGAAATTTTGAATATTCACGGAGAAGGTTTCCGACTGGTTGTAAAAAAATAA